Proteins from one Juglans microcarpa x Juglans regia isolate MS1-56 chromosome 1S, Jm3101_v1.0, whole genome shotgun sequence genomic window:
- the LOC121246195 gene encoding ARM REPEAT PROTEIN INTERACTING WITH ABF2 isoform X1: MEHQRRLDQSLPERKGQKRKLEEEVEEGREISVPSGEARRALLSEVAAQLTILDSTFSWKEADRAAAKRATHILAELAKNEEVVNVIVEGGAVPGLVKHLKAPPSGEGDRNPKPYEHEVEKGSAFALGLLAVKPEHQQFIVDCGALPNLVDLLKRHKNSSSSRAVTSVIRRSADAITNLAHENSSIKTRVRMEGGIPPLVELLKFTDTKVQRAAAGALRTLAFKNDENKNQIVECNALPTLILMLRSEDTAIHYEAVGVIGNLVHSSPNIKKEVLLAGALQPVIGLLSSCCSESQREAALLLGQFAATDSDCKVHIVQRGAVRPLIEMLQSSDVQLREMSAFALGRLAQDMHNQAGIAHSGGLVPLLKLLDSKNGSLQHNAAFALYGLADNEDNVSDFIRVGGVQKLQDGEFIVQATKDCVAKTLKRLEEKIHGRVLKYLLYLLRGAEKAVQRRVSLALAHLCSPDALRTIFIDNNGLELLLGLLGSSSLKQQLDGAVALYKLANKAMVLSPVDAAPPSPTPQVYLGEQYVDNPTLSDVTFLVEGRRFYAHRICLLASSDAFRAMFDGGYREKDARDIEIPNIRWEVFQLMMRFIYTGSVEVTLDVAQDLLRAADQYLLEGLKRLCEYTIARDISLDNVSSMYELSEAFHAMSLRHTCILFILEQYDKLSARPGHSHLIQRIIPEIRNYAKALTKPNAHRLRP, encoded by the exons ATGGAGCATCAGAGGCGCCTAGATCAGAGCCTCCCAGAGAGGAAGGGTCAAAAGCGGAAACTGGAGGAAGAAGTCGAAGAAGGGCGAGAGATCTCCGTACCCTCGGGGGAGGCAAGGCGAGCGCTACTCTCTGAGGTGGCTGCACAGCTTACTATCCTGGACTCCACCTTCTCTTGGAAGGAAGCTGATCGTGCCGCGGCCAAGCGCGCCACTCACATCCTTGCCGAGCTCGCGAAGAATG AGGAAGTTGTGAACGTGATTGTTGAAGGCGGTGCGGTTCCGGGTTTGGTGAAGCATCTTAAAGCGCCGCCTTCAGGCGAAGGTGACCGGAATCCAAAGCCGTATGAGCACGAGGTCGAGAAGGGGAGCGCTTTTGCACTAGGCCTTCTTGCTGTGAAG CCTGAGCATCAACAATTCATAGTTGATTGCGGTGCTTTGCCAAATCTCGTGGATCTGTTAAAGAGGCACAAGAACAGTTCTAGCTCTCGTGCTGTGACTAGTGTCATTCGTAGATCTGCCGATGCCATCACCAACCTTGCTCATGAGAATAGCAGCATTAAAACCCGTGTcag GATGGAAGGCGGAATTCCACCTCTTGTTGAATTGCTCAAGTTCACAGATACAAAGGTGCAAAGAGCTGCTGCTGGGGCTCTGCGAACCCTGGCatttaaaaatgatgaaaacaaGAATCAG ATAGTTGAATGTAATGCACTTCCTACCCTCATTCTAATGCTTCGATCTGAAGATACTGCTATCCATTATGAAGCG GTTGGTGTGATTGGAAATCTGGTGCACTCATCCCCAAACATAAAGAAGGAAGTTCTTTTAGCTGGAGCGCTGCAGCCTGTTATTGGATTACTTAG TTCCTGCTGCTCTGAGAGTCAAAGGGAGGCAGCTTTATTACTTGGACAATTTGCTGCAACTGATTCTGATTGCAAG GTTCATATTGTACAGAGGGGTGCTGTCCGACCTTTGATTGAGATGCTCCAATCTTCTGATGTACAGCTTAGGGAAATGTCAGCTTTTGCATTGGGGAGGTTGGCACAG gaCATGCACAATCAAGCTGGTATTGCTCACAGTGGTGGTTTGGTGCCTTTACTGAAGCTTCTTGATTCCAAAAATGGGTCTTTGCAACATAATGCTGCATTTGCTCTTTATGGGCTTGCGGATAATGAG GATAATGTATCGGATTTTATTAGAGTGGGAGGTGTTCAGAAACTGCAGGATGGAGAGTTTATAGTTCAA GCAACAAAAGATTGTGTAGCCAAGACGTTGAAAAGATTAGAGGAGAAGATTCATGGACGA GTTTTGAAGTATCTGTTATATCTTTTGCGTGGAGCAGAGAAGGCTGTCCAAAGACGAGTCTCTTTGGCTCTTGCCCATCTTTGTTCTCCAGATGCTCTGAGAACCATATTTATTGATAACAATG GGTTGGAGTTGCTTCTTGGGCTCCTCGGTTCCTCTAGCCTTAAGCAGCAACTTGATGGTGCTGTGGCTCTATATAAATTGGCCAACAAAGCCATGGTTCTTTCTCCTGTTGATGCAGCTCCCCCGTCTCCAACACCGCAG GTCTATTTAGGGGAGCAGTATGTAGACAATCCTACGCTGTCTGATGTTACATTTCTTGTTGAAG GTAGAAGGTTCTATGCTCACAGAATCTGCCTGCTTGCTTCGTCAGATGCTTTCCGTGCAATGTTTGATGGAGGTTACCGG GAAAAGGATGCAAGGGACATAGAGATTCCAAATATTAGATGGGAGGTTTTCCAGTTGATGATGAG ATTCATATACACTGGATCTGTAGAAGTTACATTGGATGTTGCACAAGATCTTCTCAGAGCTGCTGATCAGTATCTCTTGGAGGGACTTAAGCGACTTTGCGAGTATACTATAGCACGG GATATATCATTGGATAATGTATCGAGCATGTATGAACTTTCAGAAGCCTTCCATGCAATGTCATTGAGGCACACATGCATCCTGTTTATCTTGGAGCAATATGATAAATTGAGTGCTAGGCCAGG
- the LOC121246195 gene encoding ARM REPEAT PROTEIN INTERACTING WITH ABF2 isoform X2, producing MEHQRRLDQSLPERKGQKRKLEEEVEEGREISVPSGEARRALLSEVAAQLTILDSTFSWKEADRAAAKRATHILAELAKNEEVVNVIVEGGAVPGLVKHLKAPPSGEGDRNPKPYEHEVEKGSAFALGLLAVKPEHQQFIVDCGALPNLVDLLKRHKNSSSSRAVTSVIRRSADAITNLAHENSSIKTRVRMEGGIPPLVELLKFTDTKVQRAAAGALRTLAFKNDENKNQIVECNALPTLILMLRSEDTAIHYEAVGVIGNLVHSSPNIKKEVLLAGALQPVIGLLSSCCSESQREAALLLGQFAATDSDCKVHIVQRGAVRPLIEMLQSSDVQLREMSAFALGRLAQDMHNQAGIAHSGGLVPLLKLLDSKNGSLQHNAAFALYGLADNEDNVSDFIRVGGVQKLQDGEFIVQATKDCVAKTLKRLEEKIHGRVLKYLLYLLRGAEKAVQRRVSLALAHLCSPDALRTIFIDNNGLELLLGLLGSSSLKQQLDGAVALYKLANKAMVLSPVDAAPPSPTPQVYLGEQYVDNPTLSDVTFLVEGRRFYAHRICLLASSDAFRAMFDGGYREKDARDIEIPNIRWEVFQLMMRFIYTGSVEVTLDVAQDLLRAADQYLLEGLKRLCEYTIARALSSDPAYYTRDS from the exons ATGGAGCATCAGAGGCGCCTAGATCAGAGCCTCCCAGAGAGGAAGGGTCAAAAGCGGAAACTGGAGGAAGAAGTCGAAGAAGGGCGAGAGATCTCCGTACCCTCGGGGGAGGCAAGGCGAGCGCTACTCTCTGAGGTGGCTGCACAGCTTACTATCCTGGACTCCACCTTCTCTTGGAAGGAAGCTGATCGTGCCGCGGCCAAGCGCGCCACTCACATCCTTGCCGAGCTCGCGAAGAATG AGGAAGTTGTGAACGTGATTGTTGAAGGCGGTGCGGTTCCGGGTTTGGTGAAGCATCTTAAAGCGCCGCCTTCAGGCGAAGGTGACCGGAATCCAAAGCCGTATGAGCACGAGGTCGAGAAGGGGAGCGCTTTTGCACTAGGCCTTCTTGCTGTGAAG CCTGAGCATCAACAATTCATAGTTGATTGCGGTGCTTTGCCAAATCTCGTGGATCTGTTAAAGAGGCACAAGAACAGTTCTAGCTCTCGTGCTGTGACTAGTGTCATTCGTAGATCTGCCGATGCCATCACCAACCTTGCTCATGAGAATAGCAGCATTAAAACCCGTGTcag GATGGAAGGCGGAATTCCACCTCTTGTTGAATTGCTCAAGTTCACAGATACAAAGGTGCAAAGAGCTGCTGCTGGGGCTCTGCGAACCCTGGCatttaaaaatgatgaaaacaaGAATCAG ATAGTTGAATGTAATGCACTTCCTACCCTCATTCTAATGCTTCGATCTGAAGATACTGCTATCCATTATGAAGCG GTTGGTGTGATTGGAAATCTGGTGCACTCATCCCCAAACATAAAGAAGGAAGTTCTTTTAGCTGGAGCGCTGCAGCCTGTTATTGGATTACTTAG TTCCTGCTGCTCTGAGAGTCAAAGGGAGGCAGCTTTATTACTTGGACAATTTGCTGCAACTGATTCTGATTGCAAG GTTCATATTGTACAGAGGGGTGCTGTCCGACCTTTGATTGAGATGCTCCAATCTTCTGATGTACAGCTTAGGGAAATGTCAGCTTTTGCATTGGGGAGGTTGGCACAG gaCATGCACAATCAAGCTGGTATTGCTCACAGTGGTGGTTTGGTGCCTTTACTGAAGCTTCTTGATTCCAAAAATGGGTCTTTGCAACATAATGCTGCATTTGCTCTTTATGGGCTTGCGGATAATGAG GATAATGTATCGGATTTTATTAGAGTGGGAGGTGTTCAGAAACTGCAGGATGGAGAGTTTATAGTTCAA GCAACAAAAGATTGTGTAGCCAAGACGTTGAAAAGATTAGAGGAGAAGATTCATGGACGA GTTTTGAAGTATCTGTTATATCTTTTGCGTGGAGCAGAGAAGGCTGTCCAAAGACGAGTCTCTTTGGCTCTTGCCCATCTTTGTTCTCCAGATGCTCTGAGAACCATATTTATTGATAACAATG GGTTGGAGTTGCTTCTTGGGCTCCTCGGTTCCTCTAGCCTTAAGCAGCAACTTGATGGTGCTGTGGCTCTATATAAATTGGCCAACAAAGCCATGGTTCTTTCTCCTGTTGATGCAGCTCCCCCGTCTCCAACACCGCAG GTCTATTTAGGGGAGCAGTATGTAGACAATCCTACGCTGTCTGATGTTACATTTCTTGTTGAAG GTAGAAGGTTCTATGCTCACAGAATCTGCCTGCTTGCTTCGTCAGATGCTTTCCGTGCAATGTTTGATGGAGGTTACCGG GAAAAGGATGCAAGGGACATAGAGATTCCAAATATTAGATGGGAGGTTTTCCAGTTGATGATGAG ATTCATATACACTGGATCTGTAGAAGTTACATTGGATGTTGCACAAGATCTTCTCAGAGCTGCTGATCAGTATCTCTTGGAGGGACTTAAGCGACTTTGCGAGTATACTATAGCACGG
- the LOC121246196 gene encoding uncharacterized protein LOC121246196 isoform X1, which yields MGLETIRWVANSLEACLKNGSNGFYSARREGDRGFTAQRCSNSRGSYMALAAYGGGGRRSYILIPQDEAGIGWRKMMVVLKDMGRGGVQGRNPPQEMAVALPQRSYKEALEVPRAAQFTVMANMQKALRFERGKYFE from the exons ATGGGTTTAGAGACTATCCGTTGGGTGGCCAACTCTTTGGAGGCTTGTCTGAAGAATGGGAGTAATGGTTTTTACTCTGCTCGACGGGAAGGTGACAGAGGTTTCACTGCCCAGCGTTGCTCAAACTCGCGAGGCTCATACATGGCTTTGGCGGCGTATGGTGGGGGAGGTCGTCGGAGTTACATACTAATTCCTCAAGACGAGGCTGGAATTGGGTGGAGGAAGATGATGGTGGTGCTGAAGGACATGGGCAGAGGAGGAGTGCAGGGGAGAAACCCACCGCAAGAGATGGCTGTAGCTCTACCGCAGAGGTCGTACAAGGAGGCTCTAGAGGTCCCTCGAGCCGCGCAGTTTACTGTGATGGCTAACATGCAAAAGGCCCTA CGGTTTGAAAgaggaaaatattttgaatga
- the LOC121246196 gene encoding uncharacterized protein LOC121246196 isoform X2 translates to MGLETIRWVANSLEACLKNGSNGFYSARREGDRGFTAQRCSNSRGSYMALAAYGGGGRRSYILIPQDEAGIGWRKMMVVLKDMGRGGVQGRNPPQEMAVALPQRSYKEALEVPRAAQFTVMANMQKALFERGKYFE, encoded by the exons ATGGGTTTAGAGACTATCCGTTGGGTGGCCAACTCTTTGGAGGCTTGTCTGAAGAATGGGAGTAATGGTTTTTACTCTGCTCGACGGGAAGGTGACAGAGGTTTCACTGCCCAGCGTTGCTCAAACTCGCGAGGCTCATACATGGCTTTGGCGGCGTATGGTGGGGGAGGTCGTCGGAGTTACATACTAATTCCTCAAGACGAGGCTGGAATTGGGTGGAGGAAGATGATGGTGGTGCTGAAGGACATGGGCAGAGGAGGAGTGCAGGGGAGAAACCCACCGCAAGAGATGGCTGTAGCTCTACCGCAGAGGTCGTACAAGGAGGCTCTAGAGGTCCCTCGAGCCGCGCAGTTTACTGTGATGGCTAACATGCAAAAGGCCCTA TTTGAAAgaggaaaatattttgaatga